One Antennarius striatus isolate MH-2024 chromosome 9, ASM4005453v1, whole genome shotgun sequence genomic window, ctatcccagctggcttagggcgtgaggcggggtacactccgggcacgatgccagtgtaccgcggagccacacacaaagacagacaaccatgcacacacacacactcactcctacgggcaatttgggaccagccaattaacagttcacacatgcttttggaggtcgGAGGAAGCTGGACAACCGGAGAGACACCACACAGAGAGCATGCGAACAGAGAGCATGCATCCATCTGTGCGTAATTCCACACAGAtgtctgttttcaaaataaaacatctttcagattctgaaataaatcaaatcaagtaatgtaaattattttttctttctgaggtaccaaatgacccacagaccggtatcGGTCCGCGGACCactgatgtactgtatgttagttatgaatgaatttcaattatttttgtataatGTGAACCTATTTTAAgcttaaaattaaatatcatattttaatatagtacaaaaaaagccatcattGTCTCCTGTGGCGccatcttgtcttcagccgcttCTTCCGCATTGCCGGTCAGTGGGTTGCTATGAGCTAACaatacatgttttattcttatttattgtacagtaacatgaaatTATGTGCTTGTAacagtttactagtgattttacacGTCCAACAGTTGTGGGAAACAGACCCAAAATACGCAAAAACATCGCCATCTTAtgttcagctgcttcttctgcatTACGGCTCCCAAGGGTTGCTACGGGCTTAAAATATGATAttacatgtatatatttattctaatttactgtacagtaacatagtttgcttttaacggtttactagttattttattattccaaTTACCATAACACCAGAGATGGTGTGGTAATTGGTGGAAACTGTATAATCGGGAACAACGGAACCCAAGATGATGCAAGCGAggtatacctgtgtgtgtgtgtgtgtgtgtgtgtgtgtgtgtgtgtgtgtgtgtgtgtgtgtgtgtgtgtgtgtgttcgctatGACCCCGAGTCAGCActgcatgcaaacacatgcGCACACAGACATAGGTATGCTGTGCATACACAGACCAAAGTGGAGCTAACTACTTAGCCAAATACAAGCTGATTTCAACAATATCTAAACAATTTTGGTGTCTAGCTCTGACCGAAGACATTGCCAGATGCTGCTTCATTACCATTGGACACGAACTTCATCCTGGGGATGAACACACCCTAATGGGTGGGGGAAGGCTGTTAGGGTAAATCACTCCCTTTGCAATGTCACGACGACGCTAATCTTAATCGAAGCATTTTCTGGACTCTTGGACAACTTTGCGGTGTACAGTCGATACATGacccatttgttttccagatctAGGAGATGGTAGGGTTAAGGAGgactacatatatatatatatatatatatatatatatatatatatatatatatatattatatataatatataatatatatatacatattatatatacaccagcgggaacccatggaaattccacaataaaacaaataatatcagacttcgtttgttttcttttttttttcttcgccgtcaaAAGAAAGCAAACTGCTGTGTCCAACGAAACCCTAATGGCTCCATGTGTGTCGGACAAAGGCGAAGACAAAGGCTGCTTCGACGTTCCGGTCcagccatccgggtagacgctaGCTTTGTGacttcggtcctggtgaataaagcatcggggttccccacacgacaacgtgaggtccgtcacaatcaaagaatataaaccactATGTGTGATGAAGCAAAAACAGCTCTGTAAGCGATAGACAATGACAAAAACCGGAGCTAACTAGGCTAGCGGCCagaacttccgggtagacaacagaagtgtgaggttttcaagtgagcttttTCAAACATATAGTtggtataatatgtgtgtgtgtgtgtgtgtgtgtgtgtgtgtgtgtgtgtgtgtgtgtgtgtgtgtgtgtgtgtgtgacagggtgTCATCAGTCATTTCTCTTTAATACATAGCGACGTGGAGAGCAGAGCACTTAGTGATTTGTCTGATAATTGTTACATCTTCTGATCTTTTGTTCCAGCTCACCCCaacaacagatttacattttacaacacaCAGATGTTTACCCCCTGGCTTCCGGGAAGGGTTATCATCTCCTATGACTTACAGCATCTTGATACGTCCTTTACTATATTAACAACCCTTTTGTCTCAACCTATCGTAAATATCATGTCAAACTTTAATGCCAACATTTTCTCACAGGCCAAAATCGTTTAAGATTTAGTTACagattctttttcatttccctGGGTTTTAAAACAGCTACGTTTCCCAGACACTCAAACCATACTTAAAAAGACTTCTTCACAAAAATAAGTAACTAAATGTCGAATAATAACCCCATAGTAATGAGGGATAGCGTCATTACCAAACCATATTCAAACCTGCAATTACATATTGCTTATAATATTGGTATTATTCTGTAGCTAAATCCAGTTTGcaacgatttgacagtattcaCCTTAAGTTATCATTGTTTTGTGTTCAAATTATATAAACGATTTGACGATTGTCGTGCAGGACAAAATATGTTTGGAAAAAGGAGACCCTGTGCAGACAGGGATCGACTGGATGGTTCCCTGAATAACAGCTATATAACCTAGCAGCTTCATAATATCAGCCGACTTTGAAAGCTTATATTGCATTGAAACAATGCGCATTCAACAATTCTTCACATTTGACAAAGCTCGTTGCAAGCGACACAGTTTAAGACAGGCTTTACGTATAGGCAAGTAAAACTGTTTTGACTTCATATGACGCTGTAGGCTTTGGACAAATCATAGGTAATATTAGCTGCTGCTAACAGTACTTGGTAAAGGGATAAAGAACCATAATTGTTTTTACCCAGACATTTACAAGTTATATAGTTAGCTTGAACAGTCATCTTAGAAACAACTTACCATACAGTCAGGGACGTCTCTCAAAACAGCAGGATTAAAACATGAATTTTCACTCTCGGAGCGGCGTTACTATCTCACATGCAGAAGGCTCCCAGGCCAGCGAGCGGATTCACCAATCCTACTATGTTGAAGTTTGGCCCgccctttttttcctctgattggcttaCACTGATACGATCGACTTAATTCTTACCAATCATTACCCCTTCTTGCTAAATATAATCAAGTCAATCACGCTAGCAGGAAGCACTAGCTAAACAGAGGCGCAGTAGGAGGGACCATGTCTTCACCATAGTAGAACTAGCAGGAAGGGGCGGCTttgctggaggcggagcctcccGCGATGCTAAGGGCCATTTATCGCTTCCTTCGTCGCACGTCATTGTTGCAGCTACAATAGACACGGGAAAACGGTTCGTAATGtccttgttcttaaaagtgtgctggtgcccatttttaagatcAAGGGAGATGTGCACAGTTGTgtcaactacagaggaataaagctgatgagccttacaatgaagttatgggagtagtggaagagtagtggaagctagactaagggcagaagtaagcacttgtgagcagcagtatggtttcatgctgtgaggatgttgatagagagatagagtactgagaaggccagagggaggtgcattgtgtttttgcagatctggagaaagcttatgacagggtgccctgtggtattgtatgcagaagtctggagtggcagagaagtatgttagagcggtgcaggacatgtatgaggactgtaagacagtggtgaggtgtgctgtaggtgtgacagaggagttccaggtggaggtgggactgcatcagggatcagctctgagccccttcttgttcgctatggtgatggacaggctgacagacgaggttagacaggaatctccatggactatgatgtctgcagatgacattgtgatctgtagtgagagcagggaacaggtggaggagaagctagagaggtggaagtttgtcctggaaaggagaggaatgaaggttagccgcagtaagacagagtacatgtgtgtgaatgagagggacccaagtggaagagtgaggctacagggagaagagatcaagaaggtggaggattttacgtACTTAGGGTCAACTGTCCAGAGTaacggagagtgtggaaaagagtcaggtgtgatgtgtgataaaagagtttcagctaaaatgaaaggaaaggtgtacaaaactgtggtgagaccagcgacgttgtttggtctagagacagtgtcactgaggaaaagacaggagaaggCGCTGGAGGTAGCATAGattaagatgctgaggttctctttgggagtgactaggaaggataggatcaggaatgagtacatcagagggacagcacatgttagaggttttggagataaagtcagagaggccagactgagatggtttggacatgtccagaggagagatagtgaatatattggtagaaggatgctgagttttgaactgccaggcaggaggcctagaggaagaccaaagaggaggtttatggatgtagtgaaagaggacatgaaggtagttggtgtgagagaagaggatgcagaagacagggttagatggaggcaactgatttgctgtggcaacccccgATGGGAAAAGCATATGTCTAGTCTTACTAGGTCATAaaacttttcattcattcatccatgcattcatccatgcattcattcactcagtcattcatcttcattaccCGCTTCTTTCGCTGGCACGGATCGTGCGGTTGCTGGAGCCCATTCACCAAcggactgggggcatgaggtaCGGTATACTTTGGGCGCAACACCAgcgcaccacggagccacatataGGACAGACAAAGACACCTTGTTGTGTGGCAATATGGAAGCCTAAAATTGAGTCACCTCGATGTCATTGATGGAGTCAGATTTGAGCAAAGAGCCCAAAACTGCATTGTGCATGGAGGACAAGTAAAGGCTTTCTGCTCTTCTGATGGATGGCTACTCCAGGTTAACATTGAtggcgtcttttttttttttttttttaattggtggtggtgggaggaagttgAAGGACCTGCGGAGAATCCACGCagatacggggagaacatacaaactccgcacagaaaagCCACAGGTGAAACCATACAGATCTCCTTGCTGTGAGGGAacaatgctacccactgcactatTCCTGCTGATTCCTACCATGAACTCAATACTATCCTGCAGTTCAATGCAGTGAGGACTGCCCAGACTTATAAATAGGAGGCAAAACAACTATCTACAAGTGGAAGATTAAATAAACAAGACCACACACTTTGGGGCAGGACTCGGCGGTCTACCTGAAGGACAAGAGACATTTTTTGAAGATAACAATGTACACATCTTGGTTTTGAAAGAAAGTTGGTGATGTGACGTGATGTAAATGAATCTATATGACTattgtaacccccccccaccctcaacaAAAATCTTTCATACATGAAAATGATGCATGTGAATGgatgtagaaagaaaaaagatttaacaTAGATATCCATTAGAGCAGGGATGCCAAATTCAtttccaccgagggccacatcagcataataaCTGTCCTAAAACAGCCAAATggaaacataaatgtaactaaatgtaagtcaatgtaatggaaaataaatgtaactacttaatgttaaataactcttaatctattacttattcaagttacaaacattacagttgcacagaaaaactaTGTTTGCTTgctgctctgttataacataaagtaaatgcttttaatttgtcaggttatgaaacccacaagactccatcaatcaaggatctaACTCTCtgagtgaataaaaaaataacatcaaacacaagttaggacattaacttttttcaaaatggttttgtcaaagttaaatgggcttaattactgcattgtgggaatgtagtacagtatatgctcaaagcacactttgacctattcatttttagacactgatcTTTTATTCTCTCACCGGCCacgtaaaatgatgtggcgggccgcatttggccttgagtttgacacttgCACTGGAGTGTAAACTTTGTTTCATTCACTTTATTTACTCTGggtgaatttgaaaaaaaaaaatcacaaacataaaTTTATCTAATGTAAGGTAACAGTTGTCCCGATGGTCTTATGAAAGAACAAGcacataaaatcacaaataagtTTTAAGTTCCTACAACTTCATGACTTATTTATGTGAAAGAGTTCCCTCTGCTGGTCCAATATGATACCgtttatagaaaaaaatactCAACGCAAAAAACAAGGCTCAGAGGAACAAACTAGGCAAAGTGaatataataatgaaaaataaactgattttAGCTAACTACATTGTAATGTTATTGTAACTACATATTGTACTAATATTATATATGGCTGACTTAGAATATAATATAACCTGGCCTCTTATCAAAATCATGGTTTTGATTAAGTTTCTATGAGGTCACTGACCAAGTACATCCAATAATCACTTTcaccaaaataataatttcagtgTGCTTTACCACGTAATTAGACAAACGAGATCCATACCCATAAAAGACTTAGAACATTAAATGATTTTGGACTTGAGAGGTTGTTGGGTGTGAAGGGGTTGTTGGATAGTGTAGTTTAGGGTCACTCTGCTGAAATGAATTTGCTGTTAGCCTGTTTTTTCAGAATCTATTTTACGTTATTTATCCAACATTCACCAAAATCAGTTTCATATATTCATTTGCAATTTACTTGATTCTAACATTCTAGCAGTACCTGTCTGTGCTGACCCTGAAACTTAATATTCACAAGTAATTTCTGTGAACTTTTTGATTCTAACACTGAATTATTTCTGTCCTGTTGTTAATGTAATTCTTAAGGTTTATGTATTATTACTCAGACACACAATGATCTGCTATATTGTGACAATACTGCCTTAATATCACATAATATTTAAATGGTCAACAAATCATAAACACAATCCTTACACTCCCCTTTGCATGCTCTATAACAAGTTTCACTCATATACCACTAAGTTCCACTCCCTATTTTACTTAACCTCcaatcaaagtcactccctggTTTTGTTGGTGATGTTCAAATCAAGTATGTCTTCTTTGTGATGCTAGTTtgctattttctttttgataacCACCTGGATGGAGGCAGATTTATACAAGAAaacggatgaatggatggaataTCAAAGAAGTCACTTGTCCTGGTTTGTCAGCCATCATTTGGCATCATGATGTCACAGTGTCATATAAGTGACTTGTAATGAATTAATCATAAAATTGACTAGTATCTAAAATGTGACTATGGCATATTGGTtaaggggaggaaaaaaactaagaaaaaagtAGTAAATCAGTTGGTAACGAAAATAATCtttaatttcagttttgtaATACATAGAGAAATACaggaataaaataatacattgaAACTCTGAATTTTTGGAACAACatgcaacaacaacatcagTCAAAGGCAAGTACAGATATACTATGCAAGTACTGCTTTAAGCATTTTAAGAAAAGACCTCACTTTTTTGCTTAGGAAAGCCTGTCCTTGTGCTGAATAACAAATGCAAATAACTTTTGGCATGCAGTTGACATTTAGCACTCAAAACATCTCTTAAATAAGATTCTATTATGATACCacataagaaataaaatattactattattacctTAATGAAAATTACTGTTCAGACTAAATAAATTATAAGTTAGCTTCACTTTTTATCAACATGCACAATAAGATGATCTTTGTGGTCACTATTACACGGTCAGCACAACTTTTTTTGAATATATGATTGGGCTCTGTTAGTGTAGAGGAGAATTTTGTAAATGGATTTGGAATAACTCAGTTTGTTTAATGGTTCATCAATATCGTTTCAGCccatatttaatttattcagttcaGTCTTTTTCTATATTAGTTTACATCACACTATAACTGCCTGGTGTCTTTGCATTTCAACCTTAATTATTACACGTTTCAGATGATATTACatgtttattaataaataattaatcacatattatgtaaaaaaaaagttgatctGATATGGAACAGAttgtcctgcaaaaaaaaagcaaacaaaagcagGAGTTGCTCAAAAAACCATTGCTGCCAAATGGGTGAGTTTGTTTCCTTGTTGCATTCTTTCTTCCCTTTAAAACACTTGATGTAAACACTCAAACCTGTGTATTTTTGATAATGTTTATgataaaattgaaaattataaattcaaaaGTATTGGACGTTGAACATGATACATTATGAGGAAAACAAGACAGCAGATAGTTCTAATTAAATCAAAGTGTGTCTGGTGAAATCTTTCATTCTGTGATAACGTATATGCATCATCATGATAATTGTTGAatacaagattttaaaaaagcagacagTTTGATTAATGTTATATACAATTACATTTTCTATGTACAgtcagttacagtattttcgtGATTCATGAAATAGACAGGCTTATACCTCAGCATCAGATACAGACTTGTCTTTGCTCCGACTGGTGACCATTGAGTTTGTGTAGGTGTAGGAGCGTGATACCTCCTCCTGGAAGGCAGTTTCCAACACATTTAGGATGGATTTACGAACTTTGTCCTTGAAATCTTGACCCATGAACACATACAACAGTGGGTTCAGACAGCTATTGAGAAAGGCAAGGCTGGTTGCTATGGGAACTCCGATTGTGGTGACATGGTCTAATATTTCGCTTGCATGAGCAGCCATGTGATTCACCAACTCAATGAGGGCCATGACATGATATGGAGCCCAGCACAGGAAAAAGGTGGTGATAACAGCAGCAATAATCTTGAAGGGGCGACTTGACTGGCTGGCCAGGGTGCGATTTCTCCTGAGGCGATGGATTATTACAGCGTAACAGGAGACGATGACAGTGAAGGGGACAACAAATCCCAAGAGGAAGCGGGTGATGGTCATGGCCTGATGACGAAACTGTCGCAGCTGATTGACTGATGGTGTTTCATAGTCATCAGAAAAAGCAAAGTTGTTGAAACAGTTGATGATGTCTTCATTGTTGTACGATGGCCCAGTGTCCCTGAAGATAAAATACGGAGCGCTGAGAACCAGAGCCAGTATCCACACACCCAGACTCACACAGGATGCCTTGCCTACACTTCTGTGGTTCTGAGCCCAGACAGgccacaccacagacacacatctgtcCACACTGATCACCACCAGAATGTAGACACTGGCAAACATGTTGAGGAAGCTTATGGTGCTGTTCAGTTTGCACATGAACTTCCCAAAAGGCCAGTGGAAATCCATTGCTGTGTATGTCACACTGAGAGGCAGGAAGGCTGTGAAGAGGAAGTCAGCCACGGCGAGGTTGAGGAACCAAACTGTGTTCACAGTTTTCTTCATCTTAAACCCGGTCACCCAGATGACAACTCCATTCCCAAGCACACCGAGAACAAAGGCCAGGCAGTACACGATGAGAGACATGATGTTGAGGGACTGTCTCAGCTCAGCATGCTCATCCTTATAGTCATACTCATCATCGTCTCCGTAAAAAGTGCCATTTTTGACAGTGGCATCTGTTGTACCAATGTCATAGAATGGGGTAGCTGTCAATCGCTCCATCATTGTCTTGAGACCTGTAAAGATTCCAATAACTGTGTCACTATGAGGGCCATAatgcatgcattattttttatgcCATCTTCATTAAAATTTAGAATATTTGgcatttaaatgcattaaaaggATTTCCTAAGTTCCATAAGTTTTGAAGCTAGTTTGAGGCTTAAAGGGCAAAAAATCTTGAAAGTCAATGTATACATGCAAGCCCACTGAATGACAAGTCTGCGGCAGGGTTGTATACTTAAAATGGTTTGTAAAGGTTCTGATCAGATTCTAACCTCCAGTACAGTAAAGTGTATAGTCCAACACCCCGTAGATTTAATTACAATGGCTTAATTAACATATTCTATTTTCGCGATTAATTAACAAAGTTTGGATAAGTTCTTTTCTAAAAATCTCGGAAAAGAATAGGCTGTGAAAGAGCAAGTTAATTTACGGAGAATAAAATTCTACTTTTCCGTCTTCTTTCATCGTCCTGCTAAATTTGCTGTGATCTGATGTTTTTGAGGGTAATTGAGGTACAATACCTGGATCAGAGTCCGCTGTGGCTGTGTCCACACTTTGACTTCACCATCCAAATGCGTTCCGTCTGCGGGAATACAGAGATTTGAGTCTCCGAGTCTTTAAATAAGTGACGTCATCGTTCACGTCGCGTCGGAATCTCAGGCTCCTCCTCACTGTGGAAGTCAGCCAACTCTGGTGTCGCGTCATTGGATGAGAGACATGTTTCTGATTATATAAAACTCTTGGTTTAACTGATGTTATTGCATGCATCCATATGGGCATTTCAATTTAACCCCTACACTGAAGTCAAACTGTGGATGCTTCTGTCTCAGTATTTGACAAGTTGTTGTTCCTTGGGAAAAATCCAAAAGTGAAAACACCAAACTACTAATCCAAAAATGATCAGTTGTCCCAGATGACGCCCACAGGAGTGGAGCTGTGACCGTGAAGGcatcagtgatgctgctgcttaatatgtttttctctctgtggtTGGAGCTCAGGTTGGCTTTAAGTGAAGATGAAGAGCTCGGTGTGGACTGTTGGCATCACATCTTCATGTTTATGACACACATCTTTAAAGTCCAGTCTCaatgtacacacaaacaagtcACAGCGGCATCCTTCTGATAATTCAGGGTTGTGCTGCAGATTTATAAAATGACCtgtaaaaagaaatcaaacctgCTCAAAAAGTGTCttgatgaaaaatgtaatttatgtatGTAATTTATCACATTGTTGGAATTTGGATTGATATTGAGACCATTTAATTTAATGGCATATACAATACAGTattgtactgtacagtatatttctaGATCAGAATGCCTTTGAAATCGTGTGTCGTAATCAcatctattttttattaatgacaTATCCACAGGGCAATTGTGATAAAAGTTAAATaagaaaatctaataaaaattgGACTGCAAAATACTGAAACAGTAATTATGCAACTTTGTTTTGAGCCCAAAAATaattatagaaaataaaatagaacaacTTATTGGGTAGAATGGGATGCTTTTGATCACTTGTATACTGTGTTGTCATTACTTTGACTCACAAACTCGCTGAAACATTTTACCTGAACAATATAAACGTCGAAGAATCACAAGGCTGCATAACAAGACTGCCAAACAACCACAGACTAGAATGAAAG contains:
- the fpr1 gene encoding chemerin-like receptor 1, which produces MMERLTATPFYDIGTTDATVKNGTFYGDDDEYDYKDEHAELRQSLNIMSLIVYCLAFVLGVLGNGVVIWVTGFKMKKTVNTVWFLNLAVADFLFTAFLPLSVTYTAMDFHWPFGKFMCKLNSTISFLNMFASVYILVVISVDRCVSVVWPVWAQNHRSVGKASCVSLGVWILALVLSAPYFIFRDTGPSYNNEDIINCFNNFAFSDDYETPSVNQLRQFRHQAMTITRFLLGFVVPFTVIVSCYAVIIHRLRRNRTLASQSSRPFKIIAAVITTFFLCWAPYHVMALIELVNHMAAHASEILDHVTTIGVPIATSLAFLNSCLNPLLYVFMGQDFKDKVRKSILNVLETAFQEEVSRSYTYTNSMVTSRSKDKSVSDAEV